One window from the genome of Kluyveromyces marxianus DMKU3-1042 DNA, complete genome, chromosome 3 encodes:
- the THI20 gene encoding phosphomethylpyrimidine kinase THI20 → MTQFEHNIESPLYLGTHWRERRLPTVLTIAGSDNSGGAGIEADIKSISAQGCYAMTCITALTCQTPEQVYSSISVEESHIRSVLQHTFQSMRCDSVKIGMLTYEALKAVTGVLETLELDIPVVLDPVMVATSGAQLSSSKVWDSQEMDQLLQKVSVLTPNIPEAKALLGVSYFKGQSTDDFVQLAKQLKEKCKCNVLLKGGHMPLDGKIVDVLCYNDEVHTYFSEELTSTNLHGTGCTLSSTIASRIARGEDVPVAVQNSIQYVHNAILTGEHIEVTARADSHSATYGPLNHVYELANSGSVATGSGKHQQVGYETMLQIPEVKKAWDSYIDHEFVARVSNGTIDMDKFAKYLRQDYHYLQTFARIHAKLAADATTEIRFQSEVAVLQNIIHEMEKQERILGPGIKTNVKSQEMLDYTNYLKEVAQYGNWEQLYTATMPCCLGYVIAVRKIQDKITVTEDSHPKLYQWLQEYLREDFYQASQEGIKTLDSILKQSQDPATLVKIFKEVCDLETRFWNQGL, encoded by the coding sequence ATGACCCAATTCGAACACAATATCGAATCTCCATTGTATCTGGGCACTCACtggagagaaagaagattgCCCACAGTGTTGACTATTGCTGGCAGTGACAATAGCGGTGGTGCTGGGATCGAGGCTGATATCAAGAGTATCAGCGCCCAGGGATGCTATGCTATGACTTGTATCACTGCTTTGACGTGCCAGACGCCAGAACAAGTTTATTCTTCCATTTCAGTTGAGGAATCGCATATTAGATCGGTTTTGCAACACACTTTCCAGAGCATGAGATGCGATAGTGTGAAGATAGGGATGCTAACGTACGAGGCGCTCAAGGCTGTTACCGGGGTGCTGGAAACTCTTGAGTTGGATATCCCAGTTGTGTTAGATCCTGTGATGGTCGCGACTTCTGGGGCCCAGTTGAGTTCTTCGAAAGTTTGGGACTCGCAAGAGATGGACCAATTGCTTCAGAAGGTGAGCGTGCTTACGCCCAACATTCCGGAAGCCAAAGCGTTGTTGGGTGTGAGTTACTTCAAGGGCCAGTCTACAGACGATTTCGTCCAGTTGGCTAAGCAGTTGAAGGAGAAGTGCAAGTGTAATGTGCTATTGAAGGGTGGTCACATGCCTCTCGACGGTAAGATCGTGGATGTGCTGTGCTACAACGATGAGGTCCACACGTACTTCAGCGAGGAGCTGACCTCGACCAATTTGCACGGGACCGGGTGCACGTTGTCGAGTACCATCGCATCGCGAATTGCGCGTGGCGAAGATGTGCCTGTAGCGGTACAGAACAGTATCCAGTATGTCCACAACGCGATTTTGACCGGAGAACACATCGAAGTAACCGCAAGAGCCGACTCGCACAGTGCTACGTACGGTCCCTTGAACCACGTTTACGAGCTGGCCAACAGTGGCAGCGTGGCCACTGGCTCCGGAAAGCACCAGCAGGTTGGTTACGAAACCATGCTACAAATCCCGGAAGTGAAAAAGGCATGGGACAGCTACATCGACCATGAGTTCGTCGCAAGAGTCAGCAACGGTACCATAGACATGGACAAGTTTGCCAAATATTTGAGACAGGATTACCACTACTTGCAAACCTTTGCACGCATCCACGCTAAACTAGCTGCGGATGCCACCACTGAAATCAGGTTCCAAAGTGAGGTGGCTGTCTTGCAGAACATCATCCATGAGATGGAAAAGCAGGAACGTATCCTGGGGCCTGGCATCAAGACCAACGTCAAGAGCCAGGAAATGCTTGACTACACAAACTACCTCAAGGAAGTGGCCCAATACGGCAATTGGGAACAACTCTACACGGCAACCATGCCGTGCTGTCTGGGCTACGTCATAGCCGTTAGAAAAATCCAAGACAAAATAACCGTCACTGAGGATTCCCATCCAAAGCTGTACCAATGGCTCCAAGAATATTTACGTGAAGATTTCTACCAGGCCTCGCAAGAGGGAATCAAGACATTGGATTCGATCTTGAAGCAGTCCCAGGACCCAGCGACTTTGGtgaagatattcaaagaagtGTGTGATTTGGAGACTAGGTTTTGGAACCAGGGCCTATAG
- the ARP3 gene encoding actin-related protein 3, with product MSYLNNPAVVMDNGTGLTKLGFAGNDSPSWVFPTAIATAQSGKASSSGSKSGFGSNSNAQSSYMSMSGGNSTSATDFNNLASSTLISNNLAGKRGTEDLDFYIGNEALVASQGPSYSLSYPIRHGQVENWDHMERFWENSIFKYLRTEPEDHFFLLTEPPLNPPENRQQVAEIFFESFNCAGLYIAVQAVLALAASWTSSKVTDRSLTGTVIDSGDGVTHVIPVAEGYVIGSAIKNIPIAGRDITLFIQSLLRERGEQDASLRTAERIKQEYCYVCPDIVKEFNKFDRDSEKFAQFIVENKEKTTKKVVDVGYERFLAPEIFFNPEIASSDFLTPLPVVVDETIQACPIDVRKGLYNNIVLSGGSTMFKDFGRRLQRDLKGLVNDRIAQSEKLSGTKSTGVDVSVISHKRQRNAVWFGGSLLAQTAEFKSYCHTKQDYEEYGPDIVRNFSLFNMI from the coding sequence ATGTCTTACTTGAATAATCCTGCAGTTGTCATGGACAACGGTACTGGGTTGACAAAACTTGGGTTTGCTGGTAATGATTCACCTTCATGGGTTTTCCCTACAGCTATAGCGACAGCACAGTCAGGTAAGGCGTCTAGTTCTGGTAGTAAATCAGGGTTTGGGTCGAATTCGAATGCGCAAAGTTCATATATGTCTATGTCAGGTGGTAATTCTACTAGTGCGACCGATTTTAACAATTTGGCTAGTTCGACATTGATATCGAATAACTTGGCTGGGAAGAGAGGTACGGAGGATTTGGACTTTTATATTGGTAATGAGGCGCTTGTGGCATCGCAGGGTCCATCTTACTCGTTGAGTTATCCTATTAGACACGGACAGGTGGAGAATTGGGACCATATGGAAAGGTTTTGGGAGAATTCTATCTTTAAGTATTTGAGGACGGAACCCGAGGaccacttcttcttgcttaCTGAGCCACCATTGAATCCACCTGAGAACAGACAGCAGGTTGCTGAGATTTTCTTTGAGAGTTTCAACTGTGCTGGTTTGTACATTGCGGTGCAGGCTGTGTTGGCGTTGGCAGCATCGTGGACGTCTTCGAAGGTGACGGATAGATCTCTAACCGGTACCGTTATCGATTCCGGTGATGGTGTAACACACGTTATTCCTGTGGCGGAAGGGTATGTGATTGGCTCTGCTATAAAGAATATTCCAATTGCCGGTAGGGACATCACATTGTTCATCCAGTCGCTTTTGCGTGAGCGTGGTGAGCAAGACGCGTCTTTGAGAACAGCAGAACGTATCAAGCAAGAGTACTGTTACGTTTGTCCAGATATTGTGAAGGAGTTCAACAAGTTCGACAGGGATTCGGAGAAGTTTGCACAATTCATTGTGgaaaacaaggaaaagacCACCAAGAAGGTCGTTGACGTTGGTTACGAGAGATTCTTGGCTCCAgaaatctttttcaacCCTGAAATTGCATCATCTGACTTCTTGACTCCGCTACCAGTGGTGGTGGACGAAACCATCCAAGCATGTCCAATTGATGTCCGTAAGGGCTTGTACAATAACATCGTCTTGTCCGGTGGGTCTACCATGTTCAAGGACTTTGGTAGAAGATTACAAAGAGACTTGAAGGGTCTTGTAAACGACAGAATTGCCCAATCGGAAAAGCTAAGTGGCACCAAGTCCACAGGTGTTGATGTGTCTGTCATTTCACACAAGAGACAAAGAAACGCCGTTTGGTTCGGTGGTTCGCTCTTAGCTCAAACAGCAGAGTTCAAGAGTTATTGTCATACAAAGCAAGATTACGAGGAGTACGGTCCAGATATCGTAAGAAACTTCAGTTTATTCAATATGATCTaa
- the CCT5 gene encoding chaperonin-containing T-complex subunit CCT5, which produces MPDLSNAIVAQDEMGRPFIIVRDQGNKKRQHGIEAKKNHILASRSVASIIKTSLGPRGLDKILISPDGEITITNDGATILSRMELDNEIAKLLVQLSKSQDDEIGDGTTGVVVLACALLDQAMDLIEKGVHPIKIANGFDKASQIAIDHLNSKADDISTLSQEEFNSYLFKAAKTSLGSKIVSKDHDLFAQMAVDAITTVMDSNRKDVDFDLIKLEGRVGGSLKDSKLIKGVVLDKDFSHPQMPKSLEGDLKLAILTCPFEPPKPKTKHKLDISNVKEFELLQKYELDKFKEMIDLVKKSGANVVICQWGFDDEANHLLLQNELPAVRWVGGQELELIAIATNGRIVPRFQDLSPDKLGSCGKIYEVEFGTTKDRMLVIEECSNSKTVTCFLRGSNKMIVDEAKRALHDSLCVVRNLIRDSRVVYGGGAAEVAMSLAVSEEADKQRGIDQYAFRAFANALDQIPMTLAENSGLDPIETLSHLKSKQFKEQSANIGVDALGKGSNDMKELFVVDPLIGKKQQILLATQLCRMILKIDNVIISGKDDY; this is translated from the coding sequence ATGCCCGACCTTTCGAACGCTATCGTCGCCCAGGACGAAATGGGAAGACCTTTCATCATTGTTAGAGACCAAGGAAATAAGAAAAGACAACACGGTAttgaagcaaagaaaaaccacATTCTAGCGTCCAGATCAGTCGCCTCTATCATCAAGACATCTTTAGGACCCCGTGGGCTTGATAAAATCTTGATTTCGCCCGACGGAGAAATCACAATTACCAACGATGGTGCCACCATTCTTTCCAGAATGGAATTGGACAACGAAATTGCTAAGCTTTTGGTGCAATTATCCAAGTCCCAAGACGACGAAATCGGTGATGGTACCACTGGTGTCGTAGTGCTAGCGTGTGCATTGTTGGATCAAGCAATGGACTTGATCGAGAAGGGTGTGCACCCAATTAAGATCGCGAATGGGTTCGATAAGGCATCGCAAATCGCAATTGACCATTTGAACTCCAAGGCCGACGATATCTCTACTTTATCCCAGGAGGAATTTAACAGCTATCTTTTCAAGGCTGCCAAGACGTCGCTAGGGTCGAAGATCGTGTCGAAGGACCACGATTTGTTCGCGCAAATGGCCGTCGACGCCATCACTACGGTTATGGACTCGAACAGGAAGGATGTCgattttgatttgatcAAGTTGGAAGGCCGTGTGGGTGGATCCTTGAAGGACTCGAAGCTTATCAAAGGTGTGGTGCTAGACAAGGACTTCTCGCATCCACAGATGCCCAAGTCGTTGGAAGGTGACCTAAAGCTTGCCATCCTCACTTGTCCATTCGAGCCACCAAAGCCAAAGACAAAACACAAGTTGGACATCTCAAACGTCAAGGAATTCGAGCTGTTACAGAAATACGAGTTGGACAAGTTCAAGGAAATGATCGATTTGGTCAAGAAGTCCGGTGCCAACGTTGTCATTTGCCAATGGGGGTTCGACGACGAGGCAAACCATTTACTCTTACAAAACGAATTGCCAGCCGTCAGATGGGTCGGTGGCCAAGAACTAGAACTGATCGCTATTGCCACCAACGGCCGTATCGTGCCAAGATTCCAAGACTTGTCCCCAGACAAGTTGGGTTCCTGTGGTAAGATTTACGAAGTGGAGTTCGGTACCACCAAGGACCGTATGTTGGTCATCGAAGAGTGTTCCAACTCGAAAACCGTTACCTGTTTCCTACGTGGGTCCAACAAGATGATCGTCGATGAAGCCAAGCGTGCTCTACACGACTCCCTCTGTGTTGTACGTAACTTGATCCGTGACTCCAGAGTCGTTTACGGTGGTGGTGCCGCAGAAGTCGCGATGTCCTTGGCTGTCTCAGAGGAGGCTGACAAGCAACGTGGTATCGACCAATACGCATTCCGTGCATTCGCAAACGCTTTGGACCAAATCCCAATGACTTTGGCAGAAAACTCGGGTCTGGATCCAATAGAGACTTTGTCCCATTTGAAGAGCAAACAATTTAAGGAACAATCAGCCAACATCGGTGTTGACGCCCTAGGCAAGGGTTCCAATGACATGAAAGAACTATTCGTTGTCGATCCTTTAATCGGTAAGAAGCAGCAGATTCTATTGGCCACCCAACTCTGTAGAATGATCCTAAAGATTGATAACGTCATCATTAGTGGTAAGGATGATTATTAG
- a CDS encoding LicD family protein: MRVDEERMRERLREKQKEVQKEELSGFNATRKQIERFLFDSAFNTSLFYLKPYDLESLFSRLPEQKRGGEALESSLAQLKTVEYDPRLSVSVYSEYIAQHLEDVEQGSFEVPFNWYDWADLGVLNDFIELAPEDKVGCEAVFHKYFEPQDLNRFEGQFRHKMFDFDRNKPLGVAGFLQNTKLIDANSKKQPISTQELHEKYCRDSRGSLTPGFLPKKPLSYSRPETYGLQARASLYTNPETQPISITLLNNNKKPLQVMVSQSNGVSGENSPSSSEDDDDDYSNWKPNSLLFNGVLHEYLQKRRTSSSGDNGPTNIEFDHFKAWSQLTEKLDQQQQQQQKLAAGQPLENGAPAYKIELDPESFEFNALGRYQELKQMNQSQLTRHQKHYLEALELSLHTHYVDMPKYFTEASKVTDFVHLGHHYDGRFFKGGLPHDEVRARLDAIVRSWLHFTSSNNLTTWLAHGTLYGWLYNGLAFTWDGDHDVQMPIADLNKMAEHFNQTVIVEDPTRSNGRYFLDVGTYLTSRIKGNGNNNIDARFIDVDSGLYVDITGLSVSSEPIHDRFKWLVNKYHDDKRQNAELVPYYKDPNVVEHVSDISVKQLIEYEKSKSKSDSNPHAPPFTKEREDYLKKHENEDTKSGMYHSESMADRYNINKHAQAYNCRNKHFQTLFELSPLRLSFFHGVPAYVPNTVVKILNAEYHVPQEHGFQCFDGRCYLPELRGWYNKDKVDKMRDLISRSPLLSDSKKPFRENGMQQLSKKEFEILLQELAKSNEMDDVFIYAVNSFQVSTFRQREVELMFDSKMLLRNKDMMLNEFVQNRTFNPVYKDPFQKKLEDKMWYNFLENTDIPYTTLEEIWDELKLKVASQLFRLNEKFVQRKLDWSYEAGLQSPPSPMKFNSRGNRFYIMGKKYHNKVFAKDAVDLDTSITTLYHLKEEKRYSKSN, encoded by the coding sequence ATGAGAGTTGATGAAGAGAGGATGAGAGAAAGGCTCAGAGAGAAGCAAAAAGAGGTCCAGAAGGAGGAATTAAGCGGGTTCAATGCTACTAGGAAACAGATTGAAcggtttttgtttgattctGCTTTTAACACGTCGTTATTCTACTTGAAACCGTACGATTTGGAGTCGTTGTTCTCGCGTTTGCCGGAACAAAAGAGAGGTGGTGAGGCTCTGGAGAGTAGTCTGGCGCAGCTCAAGACGGTAGAGTACGATCCCAGGTTGTCGGTTTCGGTTTATTCGGAATATATAGCGCAGCATCTTGAGGATGTGGAGCAAGGTTCGTTCGAGGTACCGTTTAACTGGTACGACTGGGCGGATTTGGGGGTGTTGAACGATTTTATCGAGCTGGCGCCCGAGGATAAAGTTGGGTGCGAGGCGGTGTTCCACAAGTATTTCGAGCCGCAGGATTTGAACCGGTTCGAGGGCCAGTTTAGGCATAAGATGTTTGATTTTGACAGGAACAAGCCGCTTGGTGTGGCTGGTTTCTTGCAAAACACGAAGCTTATCGATGCGAATTCCAAGAAACAGCCGATTTCTACGCAGGAGTTGCACGAGAAGTACTGTCGTGATAGTCGCGGGTCGCTAACGCCTGGTTTTTTGCCCAAGAAACCGCTCAGTTATTCGAGACCGGAGACGTACGGGTTGCAGGCGCGGGCCAGTCTCTACACGAACCCTGAGACGCAGCCTATTTCCATTacgttgttgaacaacaacaagaagccTCTACAAGTGATGGTTTCGCAGAGCAATGGAGTTTCCGGGGAAAATTCTCCCTCCTCTTCAGAggatgacgacgacgactATTCAAATTGGAAACCAAACTCGCTCTTGTTCAACGGTGTCTTGCACGAGTACctccagaaaagaaggacgAGTAGTAGCGGGGACAATGGCCCCACTAATATCGAATTTGACCATTTCAAAGCATGGTCCCAGTTGACTGAAAAATTGgaccaacaacaacaacaacaacaaaaactggCCGCTGGCCAACCGTTGGAAAACGGCGCGCCAGCTTACAAGATCGAATTGGATCCGGAATCGTTCGAGTTTAACGCATTGGGACGCTACCAGGAGCTCAAGCAAATGAACCAGTCCCAGCTCACCAGACACCAGAAACACTATCTAGAAGCCTTGGAGCTTTCCTTGCACACACACTACGTCGACATGCCCAAATATTTCACTGAGGCCTCCAAGGTCACCGATTTCGTACACCTGGGCCACCATTACGACGGCCGTTTCTTCAAAGGAGGGCTACCACATGACGAAGTAAGAGCAAGGCTCGACGCCATTGTTCGCTCATGGTTGCATTTCACCTCTTCAAACAACTTGACCACCTGGTTGGCCCACGGTACGCTTTACGGATGGCTCTACAACGGGCTCGCGTTCACCTGGGACGGGGACCACGATGTCCAAATGCCCATCGCGGACTTGAACAAGATGGCAGAACATTTCAACCAAACGGTTATCGTAGAGGACCCAACCAGAAGCAACGGAAGGTACTTTTTGGATGTTGGTACGTATCTAACGTCCAGAATCAAGGGTAACgggaacaacaacatcgATGCCAGATTCATCGATGTTGACTCGGGACTCTATGTCGATATAACAGGGCTTTCTGTCTCTTCCGAACCGATCCACGACAGGTTCAAGTGGTTGGTCAACAAGTACCACGACGACAAGAGACAAAATGCGGAACTGGTTCCTTACTACAAGGACCCAAATGTTGTGGAGCACGTTTCCGATATCAGCGTGAAGCAGCTTATTGAGTACGAAAAGTCGAAATCCAAATCGGACTCGAATCCACACGCTCCTCCGTTCACCAAGGAGAGGGAAgattatttgaagaagcatGAGAACGAGGATACGAAAAGCGGAATGTACCATTCGGAATCCATGGCGGATAGatacaacatcaacaagcATGCACAAGCGTACAACTGTAGAAACAAACATTTCCAAACGCTCTTTGAGCTATCGCCCTTGAGACTCTCGTTCTTCCACGGTGTTCCTGCGTACGTTCCAAACACGGTGGTGAAGATTTTGAACGCCGAATACCATGTGCCACAGGAACACGGGTTCCAATGTTTCGACGGCCGTTGCTACTTGCCCGAACTAAGAGGCTGGTACAACAAGGACAAGGTCGATAAGATGCGCGACCTCATTTCACGCAGCCCACTCTTGAGCGACAGTAAGAAACCGTTCCGTGAGAATGGGATGCAACAGCTCTCGAAGAAAGAGTTCGAGATCTTGCTGCAAGAGCTCGCCAAGTCCAATGAGATGGACGACGTGTTCATATATGCGGTGAACTCGTTCCAAGTGTCCACTTTTAGGCAGCGCGAGGTGGAGCTCATGTTCGACTCCAAGATGCTCTTGCGTAACAAAGACATGATGTTAAACGAGTTTGTACAAAACAGAACCTTCAACCCAGTTTACAAGGACCCcttccaaaagaagttggaagaTAAAATGTGGTAcaatttcttggaaaaCACAGATATCCCATACACCACCTTGGAAGAGATTTGGGACGAGTTGAAACTCAAGGTGGCAAGTCAATTGTTCAGGTTGAACGAGAAGTTCGTCCAAAGAAAATTGGACTGGTCCTATGAGGCAGGTTTACAATCGCCTCCAAGTCCAATGAAGTTCAATTCTCGTGGTAACAGGTTCTACATCATGGGCAAAAAGTACCACAATAAAGTTTTCGCAAAAGACGCTGTGGATTTGGATACCTCCATAACAACGCTCTACCACTTAAAAGAGGAGAAAAGGTATTCAAAGAGCAattaa
- the NTA1 gene encoding amidase gives MKFKVPLRIGIVQLNPQIGQTKDTTTRAWKLLDEFQAKNKGRSPDILVFPEFALTGYSFHDRNHILPYTSKVGEGPTYQFAQQVSRKFNCYTVIGYPEKTSDDSKTATLYNSAVMVNSSGDLVFNYRKSFLYYTDDDWGCQENPMGFQQFEIPVNAQDPDGTTRQIALKTGIGICMDLSNYKFEAPFTDYEFATYHLDHGTELLLCPMAWLHSAAITKDTADPQEQWSVVQSVLDKYQLPEIGSQGNFEFNLDKPTNVEPMPFEEALSVKSYDNLDKPDICNITYWILRFTPFVALKKRYEWFHSKVLVPYFAHSSNKTYIGSSLAKPWVHEGKETVLVLANRCGIEDKKTVYAGSSGIYKFNGRTHGNQDESVDTTNQSVDFLGNLSKGLEGMIVRDVTLEVERESE, from the coding sequence ATGAAGTTCAAAGTCCCATTAAGAATCGGAATAGTGCAATTGAACCCTCAAATAGGCCAAACGAAAgatacaacaacaagagcTTGGAAACTATTGGACGAGTTCCAGGCCAAAAACAAGGGCCGTAGCCCAGATATCCTAGTGTTCCCGGAATTTGCATTAACGGGCTACAGTTTCCACGATAGAAATCACATTCTGCCATACACTTCAAAAGTGGGCGAAGGTCCAACTTATCAATTTGCTCAACAAGTCTCGAGGAAATTCAACTGTTACACGGTCATTGGGTACCCTGAGAAGACCAGCGACGATTCCAAGACCGCCACGCTCTACAATAGTGCGGTGATGGTCAATTCTTCCGGAGATCTAGTGTTCAACTACCGCAAATCTTTCCTATACTATACAGATGACGATTGGGGTTGCCAAGAGAACCCAATGGGGTTCCAGCAGTTCGAGATTCCAGTGAATGCTCAAGATCCAGATGGAACTACCCGTCAGATTGCCTTGAAAACGGGTATTGGGATATGTATGGATCTCAGCAACTATAAATTCGAAGCTCCATTTACCGATTATGAGTTTGCTACGTACCATTTGGACCACGGAACAGAGCTTCTCTTGTGTCCCATGGCATGGCTACACTCGGCTGCAATTACCAAGGACACTGCGGATCCGCAAGAGCAATGGTCTGTGGTTCAATCGGTGCTTGATAAGTACCAATTGCCCGAGATAGGGTCGCAGGGAAACTTTGAGTTCAATTTGGACAAGCCAACAAACGTTGAGCCAATGCCGTTTGAAGAGGCACTCTCGGTAAAGTCGTATGACAACTTGGACAAACCAGATATCTGCAATATCACGTACTGGATCCTACGGTTCACGCCGTTTGTAGCTTTAAAGAAACGGTACGAGTGGTTCCACAGCAAAGTGTTAGTGCCATACTTTGCGCACAGTTCCAACAAAACGTACATTGGGTCATCGTTGGCCAAACCGTGGGTACATGAGGGCAAGGAAACTGTGCTGGTGCTTGCAAACAGGTGTGGTATCGAGGACAAAAAGACCGTGTATGCTGGTTCGTCAGGGATCTATAAGTTCAATGGCCGCACTCATGGTAATCAGGACGAGAGCGTGGATACAACGAACCAAAGCGTCGACTTTTTGGGCAACTTGAGCAAAGGACTCGAAGGCATGATAGTAAGGGACGTGACTCTAGAAGTTGAACGCGAATCGGAATGA